The Xiphophorus couchianus chromosome 14, X_couchianus-1.0, whole genome shotgun sequence genome includes a region encoding these proteins:
- the LOC114157985 gene encoding protein mono-ADP-ribosyltransferase PARP15-like — translation MVGYTEHVNKLKELLYDYQANQVSTQEVISLQCPELVDCFDKILEILGMKQTEGVYLKKDLFGNLIVSSMKDGVNRTIVKVSSKLHGTLTREMRGREEDDLFARVMWCILRKNGNWDRVPKTANYNLEMRDVAGGIMDAHGVLWQVDLQNLAVISAGHKTNLKRLENLEDFIVPLEWDSMAYGEHMKRVQLQPCTPEYRRVKQGFKRTANYTIIKIDRVKNIHLRRAYEAQKKKIFEKNKQEGSANEKFLYHGTTEVNCDSIMKTGFSRRFCGQNATSYGEGTYFAVDASYSSHPTYSKPAADGSQLMFVARVLTGVYTLGQRDMKVPPPLDDQEPHIRYDSVVDKMDRPNMFVVFHDDQAYPDYLITFKQ, via the exons ATGGTGGGCTACACTGAACACGTGAACAAGCTTAAAGAGCTTCTTTATGATTACCAGGCAAATCAGGTTTCAACTCAAGAAGTTATCAGCCTGCAGTGTCCTGAACTTGTTGACTGCTTTGATAAAATCTTAGAAATACTTGGCATGAAGCAGACCGAGGGTGTGTACCTGAAAAAAGACCTTTTCGGAAACTTGATAGTAAGCAGTATGAAAGACGGGGTCAACAGGACAATTGTGAAGGTCAGTTCAAAACTGCATGGCACCCTCACCAGAGAGatgagagggagggaggaggacgATTTGTTTGCACGTGTGATGTGGTGCATCCTgagaaaaaatggaaactgGGACAGAGTCCCCAAAACGGCCAATTACAACCTGGAAATGAGGGATGTTGCAGGAGGAATTATGGATGCACACGGAGTCCTGTGGCAGGTGGATCTTCAAAACCTAGCAGTCATATCTGCAGGACACAAAACAAATCTCAAACGACTTGAGAACCTGGAAG ACTTTATTGTTCCTTTGGAATGGGACAGCATGGCGTACGGCGAGCACATGAAGAGGGTACAGCTGCAGCCTTGTACACCAGAGTACAGGAGAGTGAAGCAGGGATTCAAACGAACTGCTAACTACACGATCATCAAG ATTGACCGCGTAAAGAACATTCATCTACGTCGTGCTTATGAggcacagaagaaaaaaatatttgaaaagaacaaacaagaGGGATCTGCAAATGAAAAGTTTCTATACCATGGGACAACGGAGGTCAACTGTGACTCCATCATGAAAACTGGCTTCAGCAGGCGCTTCTGTGGGCAAAACG CAACAAGTTACGGTGAGGGAACCTACTTTGCTGTAGACGCCAGCTACTCCAGCCACCCCACCTACTCCAAACCTGCTGCTGATGGTTCTCAGCTGATGTTTGTGGCCAGAGTCTTGACGGGCGTCTACACTCTGGGCCAAAGAGACATGAAGGTTCCTCCACCTCTCGACGACCAGGAGCCTCACATACGATACGACAGCGTGGTGGATAAAATGGACAGACCCAACATGTTTGTCGTGTTCCACGATGACCAAGCTTATCCGGATTACCTCATCACATTCAAGCAATGA